A stretch of the Chlorobiota bacterium genome encodes the following:
- a CDS encoding transketolase family protein, translating into MKFEQYGAKATRFGFGEGLVTLGERDERIVVLGGDITGSVLTSFFQQKFPDRFFSIGIAEQNATTIAAGLALSGKVPFFASYGAFCALRNADQLRISVCYNEANVKIGGGHSGISVGPDGATHQILEDVSLLRSLPHMTLIVPCDYEEAKKATIAMGEMVGPAYIRFGRESVPMITREDTPFAIGKAETFREGNDVAIIANGWMVWEALVASERLAKEDGINARVINLHTVKPIDTESITLAARECGAIVTAEEHQIMGGMGSAVAQVVVKNCPVPMEFVGVTDTFGGSGNSVELMTAFGLTAQDVYISVKKVLKRRAGEWNVIQSMTKIGFTEEDQPKNYPKPGTVFPLSDLIKQDELNK; encoded by the coding sequence ATGAAGTTCGAACAATACGGTGCAAAAGCTACACGCTTTGGATTTGGCGAAGGGTTAGTAACTTTAGGGGAACGTGATGAAAGAATTGTTGTTTTAGGAGGAGACATAACAGGATCAGTTTTAACAAGTTTTTTCCAACAAAAATTTCCAGATAGATTTTTCTCAATTGGTATTGCAGAACAAAATGCTACAACTATTGCAGCAGGTTTAGCATTATCGGGTAAAGTACCATTCTTTGCTAGCTATGGTGCATTTTGTGCTTTAAGAAATGCTGATCAATTAAGAATTTCTGTTTGTTATAATGAAGCAAACGTAAAAATTGGTGGTGGTCATAGTGGTATTTCTGTAGGACCAGATGGAGCAACTCATCAAATTCTTGAGGATGTTTCCTTGCTAAGGTCTCTTCCACATATGACTCTTATTGTTCCTTGTGATTATGAAGAAGCTAAAAAAGCTACAATTGCTATGGGAGAAATGGTTGGTCCTGCTTACATACGTTTTGGTAGAGAATCTGTACCTATGATAACAAGAGAGGATACTCCATTCGCTATAGGGAAAGCAGAAACCTTTAGAGAGGGAAATGATGTTGCAATAATTGCAAACGGATGGATGGTTTGGGAAGCATTAGTAGCCTCAGAACGATTAGCAAAAGAAGATGGAATAAATGCTAGAGTTATTAATTTACACACCGTAAAGCCTATAGATACTGAATCAATTACTTTAGCTGCAAGAGAATGCGGGGCAATTGTAACAGCTGAAGAACACCAAATTATGGGTGGAATGGGTTCTGCAGTTGCTCAAGTAGTTGTTAAAAATTGTCCTGTACCTATGGAGTTTGTTGGTGTTACTGATACTTTTGGAGGTTCTGGAAATTCAGTTGAATTAATGACAGCTTTTGGCTTGACTGCTCAAGATGTTTATATATCAGTTAAAAAAGTATTGAAAAGAAGAGCTGGTGAATGGAATGTAATTCAATCAATGACTAAAATTGGATTTACTGAAGAAGATCAACCAAAAAATTATCCAAAACCAGGTACTGTTTTTCCTCTGTCAGATTTGATTAAACAAGATGAATTAAATAAATAG
- a CDS encoding DUF2007 domain-containing protein yields the protein MNENFVIVERYTNPISAQLACGRLKAEGLFAILDDLYTIGANPLYSQAIGGIKLKVPEDEYERAKEILNQNFSEDFDIENN from the coding sequence ATGAATGAAAATTTTGTAATTGTAGAACGTTACACCAATCCAATTTCTGCTCAACTTGCTTGTGGTAGGCTAAAGGCTGAAGGTTTATTCGCAATTTTAGATGATTTATATACAATTGGAGCAAATCCTTTATACTCACAAGCGATTGGTGGAATTAAACTTAAAGTTCCTGAAGATGAATATGAACGTGCTAAGGAAATTTTAAACCAAAATTTTAGTGAAGATTTTGATATTGAAAATAATTAA
- the lexA gene encoding repressor LexA: MKEITSRQLSILLFIEQYLRNNQHPPTEREIGSHFNIFQNAVKKHLLALEKKGKISLLRGGKSRGIKLKDYPVAVNVPIIAYIKNKNDITSKENTNGYYSVDEVVTGTEGSFLIEVKSDEMSGAGIKIGDKLVFRKMNYVRNGELVAGFYNGELYIRKFFQIADRVLLESSNNNFPTIAISNIEDFKIEGRAVSLIREISGTNI, from the coding sequence GTGAAAGAAATTACTTCAAGGCAATTATCAATATTGTTATTTATTGAGCAATATTTACGTAACAACCAACACCCTCCAACTGAACGTGAAATAGGAAGTCATTTTAATATTTTTCAAAATGCAGTAAAGAAGCACTTATTAGCATTAGAGAAAAAGGGTAAGATAAGTTTATTACGAGGTGGGAAAAGTAGAGGAATCAAGTTAAAAGATTATCCAGTGGCTGTAAATGTTCCAATTATAGCTTACATTAAAAACAAAAATGATATAACAAGTAAAGAAAATACAAATGGTTATTATTCAGTTGATGAAGTTGTTACTGGTACGGAAGGCTCATTTTTGATCGAAGTTAAAAGTGATGAAATGTCAGGAGCTGGAATAAAGATTGGTGACAAATTAGTATTTAGAAAAATGAATTATGTAAGAAACGGGGAATTAGTTGCAGGTTTCTACAATGGGGAATTATACATTAGAAAATTTTTTCAAATTGCTGATAGGGTTTTATTAGAATCATCAAATAACAATTTCCCAACAATTGCAATATCAAATATAGAAGATTTTAAAATTGAAGGTAGAGCAGTTTCTTTGATTAGAGAAATTAGTGGAACAAATATTTAA
- a CDS encoding response regulator transcription factor has protein sequence MLRAVIVDDENSGVESLKRLLKKNCQDIEVISTAGSVEEGISAIEENNPDVLFLDIELPDGSGFDILEVIEQKNMSVIFTTAHNQYAIRAIKFAALDYLMKPLNSEELIIAVKKLNDHHSKNDNRKEHIKLLQNNIRNSQGENFGKIALPSTEGFMFIEVENIIRCEAQSNYTMFYFVGGEKNLVSKTLGEFEDLLLGCNFLRVHNSHLINMKHAKKYVRGKGGFVVMTDGSMVEVSVRKKEAFIQQLSKV, from the coding sequence ATGTTAAGAGCAGTAATAGTAGATGACGAAAACAGTGGTGTTGAATCACTAAAACGTTTATTGAAAAAGAACTGTCAGGATATAGAGGTAATTTCAACAGCTGGTTCAGTTGAAGAGGGTATATCTGCTATAGAAGAAAATAATCCAGATGTTTTATTTTTAGATATCGAACTTCCAGATGGAAGTGGCTTCGATATTCTTGAAGTTATTGAACAAAAGAATATGTCAGTAATTTTTACTACTGCTCATAATCAATATGCAATTCGTGCAATTAAATTCGCCGCTTTAGATTATTTAATGAAACCTTTAAATAGTGAAGAGTTAATAATTGCTGTTAAAAAACTAAATGATCATCATTCCAAAAATGATAACAGAAAAGAACATATAAAATTGCTTCAAAATAATATTAGAAATTCTCAAGGAGAAAATTTTGGTAAAATTGCTTTACCTTCAACTGAAGGGTTTATGTTTATTGAAGTTGAAAATATTATTAGATGTGAAGCTCAAAGCAATTATACTATGTTTTATTTTGTTGGTGGTGAGAAAAATCTAGTTTCTAAAACTCTTGGTGAATTTGAGGATTTGTTGTTAGGTTGTAATTTTCTTCGAGTTCATAATTCACACCTTATTAACATGAAACATGCAAAAAAATATGTTAGAGGCAAAGGTGGTTTTGTTGTAATGACAGATGGATCTATGGTTGAAGTTTCTGTAAGAAAGAAAGAAGCTTTTATTCAACAATTATCAAAAGTTTAA
- a CDS encoding response regulator, which produces MDYSFPKDFTTKLNVVIIDDESSARNVLSNLLIKNFQFIEIVTIAVNCQSGIDSIIKYNPELVFLDIEMPDGTGFDVLNKTKFLKFDTILTTAYEQYSNLIHDYSIIDYLLKPIIVSELRSSIQKVFTKRLV; this is translated from the coding sequence ATGGATTATTCTTTTCCCAAAGATTTTACTACAAAATTAAATGTAGTTATTATTGATGATGAATCTTCTGCTAGAAATGTTTTATCAAATTTATTGATCAAGAACTTTCAATTTATTGAAATTGTTACAATTGCAGTAAATTGCCAATCAGGAATTGATTCTATTATAAAATATAATCCAGAATTAGTATTCCTCGATATTGAAATGCCAGATGGCACTGGCTTTGATGTTTTAAACAAAACAAAATTCTTGAAATTTGATACTATTTTAACTACTGCCTACGAACAATATTCAAATCTTATTCATGATTATTCAATCATAGATTATTTACTAAAACCTATAATAGTTTCCGAACTAAGAAGTTCAATTCAAAAAGTTTTTACTAAAAGACTTGTTTAA
- a CDS encoding efflux RND transporter periplasmic adaptor subunit — protein sequence MKRIYIIIGIIIVLVSTILIYKYFIRQHVEVISPTRKEALSALYATGVVHAENKVNLRTEVAGKVKIINARIGEEVWENSVVIELDAVAQAEAVKEQLGVVQESSASLNEAKANYSKELQLFNSDSSDTSNPSKVKNLNDAKIRLDRTNALAKTLQTSLQNRKRETGKGKIISPISGIITNLKTTIGEVLPQNYDVATIIDPLSFKVYANIDELDITRIQPGQEAILQFDAMPLMRFRARIDRIVPQIDERFKTITAILTLIDNVPNISEGMTSTLNIIEERKTDALVLPSTSLVNEVNKEAYVFIVKYNKQIEKRKIRIGIRGENYVEVIYGIKENEMVVLNSNENLVDGDYVDVHSLNVK from the coding sequence ATGAAAAGAATATACATTATCATTGGGATTATTATTGTTCTAGTTTCAACAATTCTAATTTACAAATATTTCATAAGGCAACATGTTGAAGTAATATCACCAACAAGAAAAGAAGCCTTAAGTGCTTTGTATGCTACAGGAGTTGTGCATGCTGAAAACAAGGTCAATTTAAGGACCGAAGTTGCTGGTAAAGTAAAAATAATAAATGCAAGAATTGGGGAAGAAGTATGGGAGAATTCAGTAGTTATTGAATTAGATGCTGTAGCTCAAGCTGAAGCTGTAAAAGAGCAGTTAGGTGTTGTTCAAGAATCTTCTGCTAGTTTAAATGAAGCAAAAGCAAATTATTCAAAAGAACTTCAGTTGTTTAATTCAGATTCTTCAGATACTTCAAATCCTTCTAAAGTTAAAAATTTAAATGATGCTAAAATTAGGCTTGATAGAACAAACGCCTTAGCTAAAACTCTTCAAACATCACTTCAGAATAGAAAACGTGAAACTGGGAAAGGTAAAATAATTTCACCTATTTCAGGTATTATTACAAATCTTAAAACTACTATTGGAGAAGTACTACCTCAAAATTATGATGTAGCAACTATTATTGATCCTTTATCATTTAAAGTTTATGCAAATATTGATGAGTTAGATATTACGCGAATTCAACCTGGTCAAGAAGCAATACTACAGTTTGATGCAATGCCCTTAATGCGCTTCAGAGCTAGGATTGACAGGATTGTACCTCAAATAGATGAAAGATTTAAAACAATTACAGCAATATTAACTTTAATTGATAATGTTCCAAATATCTCTGAGGGAATGACTTCAACTTTAAATATTATTGAAGAAAGAAAAACAGATGCACTTGTATTACCAAGTACTTCTTTGGTAAATGAAGTAAATAAAGAAGCCTATGTTTTTATTGTTAAATACAATAAACAAATTGAAAAAAGAAAAATTAGAATTGGTATTAGAGGTGAAAATTATGTAGAGGTTATATATGGAATTAAGGAAAATGAAATGGTTGTTTTAAACTCGAATGAAAATTTAGTTGATGGTGATTATGTAGATGTTCATTCATTAAATGTTAAATAA